The genomic stretch GAGCGAATAGTCGAAGACGTCGGCGCCGACGAAGGCGGCGATCGGACGATAGGTGCACTGGCCGCGGGTGCTGCCGCTGGCGACACAGGCGACCGACCCCTGCACGGGAGTGGCGGGTGCGGGGCTCGCCGCGCCTCCGATGACCTTCGGTGTGGTCGAGAGCTGCGCACGCGAGAAGGTCGCGCCGGTCGCGGCCGGCCCGTCGTTGGCGAGCACGTCGATCACGACCGCGCCGCCCTGCACGACCGTCGCGGTGTCGGCGGCCGGATCCGGGATCACCGAGATGCTCACCGAGGCGGTGCGGGTGAACGCCCCGCCGGTGGGGCCGGTGGCGGTCGCGGTGGCGGTGTTGGCGATCGTGCCGGCCGAGACGTCGGCGGCGCTGGTTGTGTAGGTGGCGGTCGCGGTGACGACCTGGCCGGGCAGCAGTCGTCCGGAAGTGCCCGGCCAGGAGTAGGCGAGAGCGGAGAGTCCGCTCTTGGGGTCGCTGATCGCGACGGCGGTGAGGGTGGTGGTGCCGGTGTTGGTCGCGCGGAAGGTGTACGTCACGACGGTGCCGGCGGTGCTGATGAAGGCGGGGTTCGCGGTCTTGGTCAGCGCGAGATCGTTCGTGCGGGCGATCGCGACGGTCTTCGAGGCGGTGGCGGTGACCGCAGTACCGGTCGGCGGGGTGCCGGTGGCGGTGGCGGTATTGAGGACCGAGCCCGCGTCGATGTCGGCCTGCGTGAGCGTGTAGCTGGCGGAGGCGGTGACCGACTGGCCGATCCCGAGCTGCCCTGCGGTGCCCGGCCAGGTGCCGTAGGCGACGGTGACGCGCGGGTCACTGATCGCGACTGCGGTGAGCGCCGTGTTGCCGGTGTTCGTCGCGGTGAAGCTGTACGTGATGGTCGAGCCCGCGGTCGCTCCGGCCGTAAGGGCGCCGTCCTTGGTCAGCGAGATCGAGGGGGCGTAGCGGATCGGTGTGGTCGCCGTCGAGGTCGCGCTGACCGTGGCGGGGGTGGCCGCGAGGGTCCGGCCACTGACGGTCGCGGTGTTGCTGACGGCCGTGCCCTTGTCGATGTCGGCCTGCGTGACGGTGTACGCGGCCGAGGTGAAGGTCGCGCTCGCTGCGGGTGCGAGCTGCGTCGAGGTGGGCGTGATGCCGGTCACTCGGGGGTCGGCGACGGCGACGCCCTGCAGGGTGACGTTCCCGGTGTTGCGTGCGAGGAAGGAGTAGCTGATTCGCTCGCCGACATCGGCCTGCGCGTTGCCGTTGGTGTCGGTGAGCAGGCCGGTCTTGGTGAGGGTGAGGGCGGGCGCGGGAGTGGCGATGGGGGCGGTGACGGAGGAGGCGGCGCTGGTGACGGTGGTCGTGCCGCTCTGAGCGCTGGCGGTCGCGGTGTTCACAAGCGTGCCGGCGAGCGCCTCGGCGGCGGTCACTACGTGCGAGCCGGTGCAGGTCACGGAGGCCAGCGGCGCGAGGGTCGTCGCGGGGCACGAGACCGTCGCCTTGGGGTCAGCGACGGCGACGCCCGTCAGGGTCGCTAGGGTCGAGGTGTTCGTGACCACGAACTGGTACGGGATGCTCGAGCCCTCGCTGTAGCTCGCGGGCTGGGTCGTGGTGCGGTCGATCTGCTTGACCAGGTTCAGGGCACCGAGGTCGTTGATGGTCGAGACGCTGACGTTGCGGATGAGGTGCGTGTCGCTGGATCCGCCGGTGGAGGCCGTGAAGCCGAGCTTGTAGGTCGAGGGCGCCGCCGTCGTCATCGTGAACCGCATCACCTCCACAAGGTTCGCCGCCGGTGTCCCCGCCGAGGCGCCGTAGTAGACGACCACCTCGGGGAAAGTCGCGGGCGACACCGTGATGCGGATGGTTCGACCGACGGAGGCTCCGGGATTGGCGGTATTGGCGAGCACGGTCGTCGGCCGCAGGTTGCCGCTAGAGGGCGGTGCGGAGCCGCGGAGGTAGCAGTAGCCGACCAGACCCTGGCCGGGACCGCGGGCGACAATCCGGTTCGCTTGCTGCCCCGGGGCGGTCGGGGTCGCGGGGCAGCCGGCGCCCAGACCGTTGCCGCCCGCGGCAGTGTTCGAGTAGTTGCCGAAGGCGTCCAGGCCGATGCCGAGGTAGCCGCCGTTCACGCCGTCGACGCTCGCGCCGGTCGTCGTGTTCTGGCCGTAGCCGAGCGCGCCGCCCGCCGCTCCGGCCATCGTGAGGCTTTTGGAGCCGTCGGTCAGGAAAAAGCCGATGCCGTCGGCGCCGGCCAGCGAGAGGTTTGCACCGTACTGGTACTGGTCGAAGAGGACGTCGAGCCCGCCGGTCGCGGGGATGGGCCGGTTGAACACCGCGCCGCCCTTGGCGTTCGTGCGGTTGTCGGTCAGCTGAAGGAAGCCGGGGTCGGTGCTCGCAGCCGGAGCCGCGGTGCGGTTCGTGCAGACACCCAGGCGGGATCCACTCGAGGGCGGAGCGACCGTCGCGCGGGTGAGGCAGCCCGAGTCGAGCGGCTGCCAGGCTGAGTCGGCGACGCTGGTGCCGCCGAACCCCTCCTGCACAAGGAGGGTCGCGGCCTCGGCTTTCGACGCAGGCAGGACGACCAGGACGGCGGCGAGAAGGAGGAGGACCAGGGCGAGCGCGAGAGGCGGGCGGGTGCGGTCGAGGGCATGCGCAGTCATCCCTGATCAACCTCCCCCCGGGGTGCTTCGCCGGGCCTTCCGGGTGGAGCGGAGATCACGATAGATCCGGTTCCTGGGGCGCCTTGTCCCCCGGAAGAGGCACAGCGGCCGAGGCTGACGGACCCCTTTCCCGGCGGACGTGCAGGATTAAATCAGCCGGCTGGGGACGGGGGGTCAGGTTAGTCTCAGGTCGGGAACGGTAGCAGGTGGCTTGTTGACGTGCGCATACCCCTGTTCGAGTGTGCTGTCGAGGTTCTTGTACGCCGGGGACGGCAGGGGTCCGACGCCCGTGCCGCCCCGGGCGACTCCGAGGGGTACTGGCGGAGAACGGCAGGGCGGTGACGCGAGATCGCGCTCTCACGCGGCGCTGTTCGTGGCGCGATTTGCCGCAGGGGGCGTCCGTGCGATCGGCTGGGGGAGTGCCGGGCGCTCGCCGGGGGGCGTCGTTCGCGGGGGCGTCCGTGGGCCGCTCGTCCGGGCGCTCGCAGACCCCCCAAGGGTGGACTGCGCGTCGCCGTGCGGATAGCGTGTCCGGCCGGCCCGCTAGCACCGACCCAGGACTGGTGCCCGAGGCGAAGCGCAGGTGACATGCTCGACACCTTCCGGCGCTGGCTCGCCGAGGAGCCCGTGGTGGTGCTGCCCGACCCGCCCGCACCGGTCATCCCCGGCGAGGGCACCTACCAGAACAACTCCGCGTTCGTCACGGTGACCGGCACCTGGTCGACCCTCACCGGCGGCGGCGACAGCGGAGGCGCCATCGGCTCTTCGAACTCGGCCGGCGCCTCGGCCACCCTGCGCTTCACGGGCACCGGCGTCAGCTGGGTGAGCCGCCTCACGGCGTCCTCGGGAATCAACGAGATGCTGGTCGACGGCGTCGTCGTGGCGAGCGTCGACCGCTACAGCGCAACGACCCACTCGGGAGTGACGGTCTGGTCCAGCGGCGCCCTGCCCGCTGGCCAGCACACGGTGACGCTCCGGCGCGGATCCACCAGGAACCCGGCGGCGACGGGGGCGACCCTCATCCTGGATGCGTTCGTCGTGGTGTGAGCGGGCTGTGCGGCGCCTGCGTCCTTGCGGGTCGGGCTCCACGGCCCGCCCGTGGGAGCATGCGGAGATGCGGACACTGATCCTCGGAGGAACGGGCTGGCTCGGCGGGCACCTCGCGGCGGAGGCGCTGCGGCTCGGCCACGAGGTGACCTGCCTCGCGCGCGGGGCGGCTGTGCCTCCGGGGGCCGTCCTGGTGCAGGCCGATCGAGACCGCGAGGACGCGCTCACCGCGGTGTCGGGCTCGGCTTGGGACGCGGTGATCGACGTCTCGTCCACGCCGCTGCACGTTCGCCGTGCCGTCCGCGAGGTGCGCTGCGGTGTGTACATGTTCGTCTCGACGACGAGTGTCTACGCGGTGAATTCGGTCATCGGAGCGACGGAGGACGCGGAGTTGCTCGCCCCCTCCGACGACCCCGCCTCGTACGGCGCCGCGAAGGTCGCCTGCGAGCAAGCCGTGCTGGCGGGAGCGGCGCCCGCCCTGATCGCGCGCGCCGGACTGATCGGCGGCCCCGGCGATCCGACTGGGCGCTCGTCGTACTGGCCGTGGCGGTTCGCGCATCCGGCCGTACCTGGGTCGGTGCTGGTGCCGGATGCGCCGGGGCTGCTGACCTCGGTGCTGGACGTGCGGGACCTCGCGCGGTGGCTGGTGTCGTCGGCGGAGGCGGAAGTGGCGGGCGTGATGAATGTTTGCGGGGCTCCCGTGCCGCTCGGGGAGCACCTCGCGGTGGCGCGGGGCGGGTCGTCCGCCGTGCCCGTCGCCGTGGCGGAGGAGTGGCTGCTGGCGCGGGGCGTCGGGCAGTGGTCGGGTCCCGGCTCGCTGCCGCTGTGGATCGCGGACCCGGAGTGGCGGGGGTTTTCCGCCCGCTCGACGGGGCTGGCGGAGGCCGCGGGCCTCGAGCGCCGTCCGCTGGCCGAGACGCTGCGTGCCGCCGTCCACGAGCCCGGCCGCCGCGCCGGCCTGTCGAACGAGCGGGAGCGCGATCTCCTCGCCGCGTGGAAACCGGGCGACTCACGTCGGTCGGCGTGTGGGTGCTGAGCTGGCTGTGGCCGAGCGGCCACGGGTGAGGGCCTCGTCGCCGAGGCGGCGGGCCGCGCCGATCCCCTCGGCGCCCGTCTCGAGAACCTGTGGCGCGGGCATCCCACCCCTTCGCCATCATCGACTCGCGCAGACACTCGCCCCCCGCGCCCCCCGCCCAGGCCGCGAGATGCCACTTATGACGCCGACACGCCGGGCGAAGTCGTCACAAGTGGCATCTCGCGGTGGGCGATCGGAGGCGTCTTGCCATTCGGTAGTTCGTCAGCTTTACCCCGGCGCGCACGGGGTGCTGCTCGGCGACGACCACGAAGCCGTGGCGCTCGAAGAAGGGGCGCGCGGTGATGCTCACGTCGGCCGCGAGATCGGGGGCGCCGGCGGCGTCAGCCAGTGCGAGGAGGTGCTCGAGGAGGCGGGAGGCGACTCCGCGGCGCAGAAAGCGGGGCGAGACGAACATCATGTCGATCCAGCCCGCGGCGCTCACGTCGGAGAAGCCGACGAGTTTGTCGCCGATCGTCGCAACGATGGCGTTCCGGGCCTGCATCGCAGCGTGCCAGGTCGGCAGCTCGCGGCGGCCAGCCCAGGCGATGATCTGCTCGGGCTCGTAATCGGCCGCCGCGGTTTCGGCGATGGCCGCCAGGAACACGGCCAGGGTGTCGGCCGCGTCGCACTCGAGGTAGGGGCGGATCGTGATGTCCATCCCAGCATCCTGGCGATGAACTGCCGCTACTCGAGGAGGAAGGCGCGCCCGTTGATGAGCAGAGTGTCGTCGTCGGCGGCAAGCTCGTCGGCCGAGCAGGCGGAGTTGTCGGCGGTGTCCGAACTCGCGGCGACAGCGGGAGTGGCTGCGGAGAGGAGGAGCCCGCAAGCGAGTGCGGTGATCACGGTGGTGCGGTTCATCGGCGTCGTCCTTGGCGTCGGGGCGGGCCGCTTCTCGTGGACGCGGCGGGGACTGATTCCGAGCCTAGGCCGCAGAGCCCGTCAGCGCCCTGGGTCGTTTCTCTGGTTCCGCTATGAAGTACCGTGCAGCCATTGTTCGTCGGTGCCTCCGCGCTCGCGACGGCCGGCGTGCGCTGGGTGGCCGTCACCGC from Rathayibacter rathayi encodes the following:
- a CDS encoding DUF7507 domain-containing protein, which translates into the protein MTAHALDRTRPPLALALVLLLLAAVLVVLPASKAEAATLLVQEGFGGTSVADSAWQPLDSGCLTRATVAPPSSGSRLGVCTNRTAAPAASTDPGFLQLTDNRTNAKGGAVFNRPIPATGGLDVLFDQYQYGANLSLAGADGIGFFLTDGSKSLTMAGAAGGALGYGQNTTTGASVDGVNGGYLGIGLDAFGNYSNTAAGGNGLGAGCPATPTAPGQQANRIVARGPGQGLVGYCYLRGSAPPSSGNLRPTTVLANTANPGASVGRTIRITVSPATFPEVVVYYGASAGTPAANLVEVMRFTMTTAAPSTYKLGFTASTGGSSDTHLIRNVSVSTINDLGALNLVKQIDRTTTQPASYSEGSSIPYQFVVTNTSTLATLTGVAVADPKATVSCPATTLAPLASVTCTGSHVVTAAEALAGTLVNTATASAQSGTTTVTSAASSVTAPIATPAPALTLTKTGLLTDTNGNAQADVGERISYSFLARNTGNVTLQGVAVADPRVTGITPTSTQLAPAASATFTSAAYTVTQADIDKGTAVSNTATVSGRTLAATPATVSATSTATTPIRYAPSISLTKDGALTAGATAGSTITYSFTATNTGNTALTAVAISDPRVTVAYGTWPGTAGQLGIGQSVTASASYTLTQADIDAGSVLNTATATGTPPTGTAVTATASKTVAIARTNDLALTKTANPAFISTAGTVVTYTFRATNTGTTTLTAVAISDPKSGLSALAYSWPGTSGRLLPGQVVTATATYTTSAADVSAGTIANTATATATGPTGGAFTRTASVSISVIPDPAADTATVVQGGAVVIDVLANDGPAATGATFSRAQLSTTPKVIGGAASPAPATPVQGSVACVASGSTRGQCTYRPIAAFVGADVFDYSLSGQYGTWNVRVTVTVTALNHAPIARPDRVVATAGGQAVTVAPLANDTDEDAGSTLTLAGTSTPGELRGAFSCSGSTCTYTPAADSWTGSATIAYTVSDGTLSAGSTITVWVDPAPLTRRGFTGSDATSGAIGLGAWTRSSVVATPVASCTAGRPSTLVSWSAAAGATGWTLERRLAGTTPGPWTAIATPAASATSFTDDRVGEGRSYQWRIRPDLQRWLGVASAASTAVAQPAVATAGGC
- a CDS encoding NAD-dependent epimerase/dehydratase family protein gives rise to the protein MRTLILGGTGWLGGHLAAEALRLGHEVTCLARGAAVPPGAVLVQADRDREDALTAVSGSAWDAVIDVSSTPLHVRRAVREVRCGVYMFVSTTSVYAVNSVIGATEDAELLAPSDDPASYGAAKVACEQAVLAGAAPALIARAGLIGGPGDPTGRSSYWPWRFAHPAVPGSVLVPDAPGLLTSVLDVRDLARWLVSSAEAEVAGVMNVCGAPVPLGEHLAVARGGSSAVPVAVAEEWLLARGVGQWSGPGSLPLWIADPEWRGFSARSTGLAEAAGLERRPLAETLRAAVHEPGRRAGLSNERERDLLAAWKPGDSRRSACGC
- a CDS encoding GNAT family N-acetyltransferase; this translates as MDITIRPYLECDAADTLAVFLAAIAETAAADYEPEQIIAWAGRRELPTWHAAMQARNAIVATIGDKLVGFSDVSAAGWIDMMFVSPRFLRRGVASRLLEHLLALADAAGAPDLAADVSITARPFFERHGFVVVAEQHPVRAGVKLTNYRMARRLRSPTARCHL